The nucleotide sequence TCGCCGGTTCGACGGCACCCTCTGGGTGTCGCCCGACACCTTCCGGGATTACGTCCGGGACGTGGTCGGGAGCCTCGCCCACCACGGTTTCGGCCGGGTGATCGTCGTCAACGGCCACGGGGGGAACGTCCCCGCGCTCGGCGAGGTGACGGCGACGATCAGTCGCCACGACGACGCCTACGCCGTCCCCTTCACCTGGTTCGAGGCCGTCGGCGACCACGGGAGCGAGATGGGACACGGCGGGCCGTTGGAGACGGCGCTGTTGCGCGCGACCCACCCCGAACTGGTGCGGGAGGGGCGGATCGACGCGGCCCGCGAGGGCGCGAGCGAAGCGTGGGGCGACTGGGTGCCGGGGACGGGGACGAACCTCGCCCACGACTCGGACGAGTTCACGGCAAACGGCGTCGTCGGCGATCCGGGCGCCGGCGACGCGGCGCTGGGCGAGGAACTACTGGAGTCGGCGGCCGATTCGCTCGCGCGACTGTTGACGGCGGTTTCCGAGCGGGACCCGTCGGCGTGATCAGTCCTCGCCGCCGTCGGCGTCGAGGTCCTGCAGCGACCCCCGAAGCTCCGGCACCGCGTTCGTGAGGTCGCTCACGTCGTCGTGGGTCGCCCGGATCGTCTCGATCAGCCCCTCCAGATCCTCGATGGCCGCCGCGAGGTCGGCGGCGTCGTCGAAGGCGTCGGCGCGTTCGCCCATCGTGTACCACTTCTTGGCCTGCCGGAGGTGTTCCTCGGCCTCGCCGACGTCGAGCGCCGACCGGAGGGCGTTGAGGACGCCGAGGACGTTGTCGGCCTCGGTCTCCCAGACCTCGTCGGCCTCGGGGAGTTCCGCGCGCGCCGCCGCGAGGTGCTCCTCGACGTCGTCGCGCATCTCCGCCGCGGCCTCGCCGAAGAGTTCGTCGTCGCTGAACGTCGTTTGGCTCATGACCGACGGTTCGCCGGCGTGTGAGTTAAACGCACGCCCGAAAGTGAAAGTGAAACGGCGGCGCGTCGGCCGCGTGTCCGCTACTCGACGTCGACCGGCCGCATCAGGGGGTAGCCGTCCGCCATCGTCATCTCGGTGCGGACGACGACGCCCTCGTACTCGATGCGCATCTCCACCTCCATGAACCGCCCCGTGAGTTCGACGTAGCCGTGGTCGTCGGCCGCCGCGGCCAGGGCATCCTCGTCGATATCGACGTCGACAGATTCACAGAACGGCTGGTTCTCGATGGCCTCGGCCATCGCGCGTTCGAGGCTCGCGGCGCTGTCGGGCGAGACGGGCGTGCCCGCGAACTGGTGGTAGAGCGATCCGAACTTGATGCCCGCCTCGAAGCAGGCGTGCTGGGCGTCGGTGACCATGGCTGACCGTCGGTCGGGGGAGGGGAAGGCCTGTCGCCCGAGGCCGAATCGGTCCTTACTTGGTCCGGGTCGTTCCATTGACGCCCGAATGGACGACCCGGTGTTACTGACTGGCGCGGGGGGACGCGTCGGGCAGGCCATCCTGCACGGGATCGGCGAGGGCCACGAGTGGCGGCTGCTCGACCGGGAACCGCTGTCGGCGGACCGCCTCCCGCCGGGCGTGACCGACGACGACGTGATCGTCGAGGACGTGACCGACACGACGGCGATGACCGAGGCGATGGACGGCGTCGGGGCCGTGATC is from Haloplanus salinarum and encodes:
- a CDS encoding DUF5790 family protein, whose amino-acid sequence is MSQTTFSDDELFGEAAAEMRDDVEEHLAAARAELPEADEVWETEADNVLGVLNALRSALDVGEAEEHLRQAKKWYTMGERADAFDDAADLAAAIEDLEGLIETIRATHDDVSDLTNAVPELRGSLQDLDADGGED
- a CDS encoding dihydroneopterin aldolase family protein codes for the protein MVTDAQHACFEAGIKFGSLYHQFAGTPVSPDSAASLERAMAEAIENQPFCESVDVDIDEDALAAAADDHGYVELTGRFMEVEMRIEYEGVVVRTEMTMADGYPLMRPVDVE
- a CDS encoding creatininase family protein, with product MHLSDVTWTDVRDADTDLALLPVGSTEQHGPHAPLGTDAYHAETVAEAGADAYDGDVVVAPTVPVGVAEEHRRFDGTLWVSPDTFRDYVRDVVGSLAHHGFGRVIVVNGHGGNVPALGEVTATISRHDDAYAVPFTWFEAVGDHGSEMGHGGPLETALLRATHPELVREGRIDAAREGASEAWGDWVPGTGTNLAHDSDEFTANGVVGDPGAGDAALGEELLESAADSLARLLTAVSERDPSA